The following is a genomic window from Phaseolus vulgaris cultivar G19833 chromosome 6, P. vulgaris v2.0, whole genome shotgun sequence.
TTCTCCACGTCTACAAATATGTTAGCAACAGGAGCACCGGCTGTATGAGCTGCTCCTAGGTTGCCACGTGGTTGCTTGGACATCAAGAACTCCAAAGCTGCAAGGTTGAACCTCTCAACAACCCGAATGATTATTCATGAGAAGTAAAATGGAAAAGGGAGAATCATGATTTAAAAACTCCTTACCAAAATACTTATCATATTAGTGCTTAAGTTGAAATTCTTCCAAGATTAATGGTTCTCCTCTGATGCCTATACAAATTGTGAAATCCTATCTAGATAATGCACTTTTCTGAGCACAATGAGTGTCAGTCTCAGTCTTTCTCAATTTCAACAATTGCTGCTTGATAATTGCTCAACCGATTCCTTTATTAATTGCAAATAGTATGATTAAGAGTAGAAGTGGATTTGCACTggtttattataataaaaaaaatcatttttaataagTAGTAAGTTTTATGAAAAACTGTTCCAAATAACTTTTGATTATAATCAGAAATTAAGGTTATTATTCTTTTcagattttaattattttgaaagtgtataacaacaagtatataaacaaaaaaaaagttatatttaataaaataaaacgtTAATTGATTGGGCTTACCAGTTCAAGCCCAATGCATAAAGCAATAAAATTCACAATCCAATCAAgacaattgcttcctgcacacaacacaatttcaaaaattccgaaaatatcctttattttgaaaataaaaatttggaattgaaaataatgaatTCTGgaaaagtatattaaaaaagattattgtgttctggatataaaatttgaaaacaaaaaatcaaaatccctagataaaaaaatccagaattaaaaataatacattccaaaaaaaattatctgaAAAAGATTATTATGTTTCAGAAAAGGATTAAAGGAGGTGtgaaatgtaattttatatgtatattttttttaaggatatttttgtcttttcctgggtgcagtgatatggtggAGGAAGCAGTTGCCTCCAATCAAAATCAATATCTGTTGTGTTTGAGTCGAAAGCTGAAACCGAATCAATTAGGGTTCCAAGAaattaagaagaagaagaagaagaagatgtcGTATCTGTTACCTCATTTGCACTCAGGATGGGCCGTGGATCAAGCAATTCTTGCCGAAGAAGAGCGTCTCGTCATCATCCGATTCGGTCACGATTGGGACGAAACCTGCATGCAggtaatttcaattttatatcgTGAATTTTGAATTTCATGCTGTTTCGTATTATGAATTGTGAATGGTGAATTTTAACTCGATTAAACTGCATATTGTGAACTGTGCTGGTTTTGATTTGAATTGCAATTATTTGTGATGAAATTGGGAGAATAGATGGATGAGGTGTTGGCGTCGGTAGCGGAGACTTTAAAGAACTTCGCGGTGATATACCTGGTGGATATAACAGAAGTGCCGGATTTCAACACCATGTACGAGCTCTACGATCCTTCAACTGTCATGTTCTTCTTCAGGAACAAGCACATCATGATCGATCTTGGTACTGGCAACAACAACAAGATCAATTGGGCTCTGAAGGACAAGCAGGAGTTCATCGACATTGTCGAGACCGTCTACCGCGGTGCGAGGAAGGGTCGTGGTCTTGTTATCGCTCCCAAAGATTACTCCACCAAATATCGCTACTGATTCAAGCTGATCTGTAAAGTAAAACAAACGAATTACTCTGTCAAACTTTTGGCAGCAATACCTGcttgttgttgtttgttatcggAACTTGCTacgttttataaataaaaatctggaaCTGAGTGTTTTTAATGTTTACATTTTGTTTCTACTACAACATTCTATTAGGAATGTCTTACATTTTAGTACTTTTTGTGGCTGTTTTAAGTtcttataaataaatagttgCAGAAAACATACACAGAATATAGTTCCCAATCTGCTTTTTTCGTTTAAGATTTGAAACTTAATAGATGCTATCTGTTTCATACAGTTTAATGAGTTTGAGTGGTAATATGAAATAGGTATTGAGATAAAAGGTTCTTTCCTATGAAAACCTAGACACTTGAAACATGGAATGGAGAGGAAAGGTTCTTAAAAATTCAAGATATGATACAGCTTATAAATGCAAACATgaattgataaaaaaactaCATCGTAGTTACCGATCTCAAATGGTGGCATGTGGAATTCATCTTTGAAGATACTATAGTGGAAACATGTTGACTGCTATTTTAAGTATTATAACACGGACTAAATAATTTTGAAGCATATATCATGGTAGCAGTGATATAGCTCACGAAAAACTGATATTACAGCAGCAATGGCTGCTATTGTCAACCGCTCCACTATTTGAATCCAGTAGTAGCCCAGTGCTGTTCTGTTCTCTGCTACTCTGCTATACTATAGTGCACTATTGACTACCATGCGTTTCATAAATGTGCTGTTTATAAAGTAACATTATTGTTTTACTGTATCAGTGGGTGATGATTGCAAACACAAACAATATTGTGATCATAGCTAAAACATAGCTACATGTCCTTCCATTGatcacataaaaatatattctctCCTCATAAACATGTTATAAAGTTACATATTTTCCCCCTACTCATGTTAGAATGTCATGGAAAGCATCATCAGTCCTACTCATAAGTAGTTTTGACTGTACAAGTGCCTATTATTTACTATAGCTCTTTAAGCTAAAGCTAATGGACATTAAGTGAAGTTGCCCAACAGGTATAAATAAGTACTACATCCTAGTAATTATAGGCACAATGCAGAGCTTTTTCCATACATCTCCATACTTGCATGGTTATTGTTTCATTGTAATATTTCAGGTATATGCAATAATTGTTTCTCCAATTGCAGCCTCAAATCCATCTGCTTTTGTCTTAATGAAGAGAAAAGGGATTTCAACCAGACAATATACATATGATGAATTTGTTTTGCATGATATCATGCTTGTGCTTTTATGATTTTGAAGTTGTCTTTGAGTCCAACAAGGTTGTTATTACTGTTCAGGGTGTTTTTATTGGTAAAGGGTATATTCGTAATGATTTATTTAAGTTGAGTCTTATATGCCTTTCTCtcctaataaaatatataatagtcCTTGTTTAATTATAACAATTGTTGAAAGTTATGATATGTAACATGGTAGTAGTAAACTTAAATGTTATTAGAAGAATGATGCCTTTTAATCTTATTCCCAAATCTTGTATTGGTTTGAAGCAAAAATGTGAAACATGTGTTCAAGCAAAGCAACCATAAAAGTCTTTCAGTACATTTATGAAAAAGGAAAGtaatttatttgaattgatTCACAATAATGTGTATGATAGTAATGATGTGTTAATACGTGGtgctaaaaattattttattaactttatCAATAATTTCTCAAGATATTGTGTGTATTTAATAAATCACACACatgaattatttgataaaatcaAAATGTACAAAGTGGAGGtagaaaatcaattaaaaataacgAAAATTAAGTCTACAATTTCTAATAAATATGGAAAATATGTCTTTAGAAATGAGTGACTATTGTTTGAAACTAATGGTATTGTTCATGAAACAACACCTCCATAAAGTCTTTAATCTAATGGTGtagatgaaagaaaaaaatagaaatttactTAATATGGTGAAAGTTATGCTCCCAAGTTTTTATTAAACTTGGCTAAAAATATGTGAGGTGAAACTTTATATTCTGTTTGTCGtcatatttttgtaaatattgcAATAAAACACTTTTTATGAGTTATAGAGAAAAAGAGAACCATATATTGAAATACTTTAAAATATGAGGATGTCTGGtaaatgttaatataatttttaataaaaaaaattaaaacagagCGTGTTTTTATTAGATACTCTTTACATAACACTATCAATAGATTTCTTGTTATTAATTTTGACGTAATTGAAATTTTTAACaacattattataaaatttattggtattttttaaaaataattttcctttaaaaaataaattgacataaaattgttaataaaaatattcaaaatgaatttaggagaagtaaaagaaaaagaaatgctAAAGTTTTTggtctttacttttttttttctcttaaggATGATCCTAAAACTCATGGTGAAGCAATGAATTCAATTGATGCTCTCATTCTTTATAAAGAAGCTATAAACAATTAAATGAATCATCtcaaaggaaataaaaaaaaataaatgtatatgaGTTTTTAGGGAAAAATCAAGAACTGGTAGATCTATGTGGTGTagataaatttaattcaatactTGTTATTAATTGCCATAGTTAGAAGGTGTATACACATATCCATGTGTTTTATTACCATTGGAGTTTTAATTGTTCTtgattgtatttttaatttaaaaaatcatgaaatgaaaattaaaaccacttttttaaatgatgtacaaaagaaaatatatattaataaaccTAAGGACTTTACAGAActaggaaaagaaaataaagtatGATTTAAAACAAGATCAAAACAACAACATGAAAAATGTGATCCCATTATTCTTTATAGTATGattttcatattaataatagtaatgagTGTATATGTAACTGCAAAAAATAAAACCTTTATTTCCTCCTCATTCTCGTTTGAAAAATAATAGTACATGTTTTTACTTGTTTTATCGATAAAGAATATAAAGTTGTTGTTGTTAccgattttatttattatttagaatACTATATAGTGAGTTAAGCAGTTTAATTAGCATCTTGTAAATTCACTTATCTAATATGATCTCAGTCATTTTTCACAATTAATTactcattttttataatttatttacaatttatcTTAAAGCATGGAGATGTTTAGAGATTATTTTGGgtttttaaaacaacttttctACTACCATAGTTTCACTTAATAttctaattttgttaaaataaaagtCGGGTTTCACTAAACAACTGATCACATTTAATACTcgtgaaaataataaatattattatatataatgattaaatttcaattaaaaaatttatcaaatcatagtttttttttataaaagtttattattatgttagaataaaattaatataaatttcttagttatataatcataaattatattttttaacatatgaaATTAATAATGTGAAATGCTTTCATTAGAGAAGACTTtagtttttgtttatattttatatttttaaaaattataaagtcaTTTCCCTTCGATACATAAAAGTGTTTTTTAGTTTCTcagatttattatttaaaactaaaattatttcGATTCTAAATTTACCAtaccaaaatatttttcaaaatcaaaattaaactaCGCTAAAATTTTGAGAACTACAAACTTAAGTAAATCAATATAAAACAAGAcaaattaatcatattttttttatcaaaacataaaataattagtcTTATAATTACATCTTATGTTCATCAATCACCCTAAtgttaaatttaaacaaaaccaAAGGGGtaaacaagtaaaaaaaaagttttgtgAAAGAACTGGAACTTTCTCCTGAAGCGGtgcctcttcttcttcttcttcccatTACCAACTTTCATTCAAACAAATCTTCCCAAAACCCTCTCAAACCAAAATCATTTGTTATATACAACACATACAAACACTGTTCCTACTCATCACATAAACTTCCAAAGCAAAAGCCAAATACTGAGAAAAGTTAgttaaattagttattttatgGGTATGGAAGCTGATGCTACCACCACTTCACAGTTACCACTCACCGACACAGACATCAACTGGGACAGGTTTGGTTTCTTATTTATTTACGCTTCAATGTTGAAACCATTGACTTCATAACGAACcaagtttttttttgttgtgtCTGTGAATTTGATATCAGGTTGGACAAAACCAAGTTCCACGTCATCGGTGCCATTTTGTTCACCGCTCAATCAGGCCTGCTTCATCCAACGGCGGTGGTCAAGACACGAATGCAAGTGGCGGGGTCGGAGTTGTCGCACGTGCGAGGAACGTCGGTGCTGGCCCACATTCTGCGGAGCGACGGCGTTCCGGGAATCTTCAGAGGCTTCGGCACTTCCGCCATTGGTTCAATCCCCGGTAGGGTTGTGGCCCTCACATCTCTCGAGGTCTCCAAAGACATCATCTTGAAACACACGCAAGGCACTCGCATTCCAGAAGCTTCTCGTGTTGGCCTCGCTAACGCACTCGCCGGCATGATCTCTAACTTGGTTTCCTGCGTCTACTTCGTGCCCTTGGATGTGGTGGGTACTTCCTTGTGATACAGATCTCCATAATGCaaacttgacatctcaattTTACGAGATTGAGTTGAAATTAAGTGAATGAGAGACTcttttttcatgattttttttgcaTTTCAAGAAATTATGAGTTGAAACAGAGTTCCTATGCTTTATGCATGATTATGCTTTTTTATGATGTTGTGAATGgtgttgtgtttgtttgttAGATTTGTCAGAGGTTGATGGTGCAGGGTCTTCCTGGGACAACATTTTGTAGAGGGCCTTTTGATGTTGTTCGGAAAGTTGTGGAGGCCGAAGGGTTTCGTGGTTTGTATAGGGGTTTTGGATTAACAGCGATTACGCAGTCCCCTGCTTCTGCACTTTGGTGGGGTTCATATGCTGCCGCACAACACCTAATTTGGAGGTACATTCTTGCTCTTTTACAACTATCTTCTTATCTGTATCTGAATTTTATCCCACTTTGATGAACTCACCAgccatgcaga
Proteins encoded in this region:
- the LOC137831975 gene encoding uncharacterized protein isoform X2 is translated as MGMEADATTTSQLPLTDTDINWDRLDKTKFHVIGAILFTAQSGLLHPTAVVKTRMQVAGSELSHVRGTSVLAHILRSDGVPGIFRGFGTSAIGSIPGRVVALTSLEVSKDIILKHTQGTRIPEASRVGLANALAGMISNLVSCVYFVPLDVICQRLMVQGLPGTTFCRGPFDVVRKVVEAEGFRGLYRGFGLTAITQSPASALWWGSYAAAQHLIWRSLGYKDDTGEKPSDVEMVTVQASAGMVAGACSSVITTPIDTVKTRLQVMDNYGSERPSVLKTAKILLKEDGWWGFYRGFGPRFLNMSLYGTTMIVTYELIKRLSVQSSLRSFT
- the LOC137831975 gene encoding uncharacterized protein isoform X1, with product MGMEADATTTSQLPLTDTDINWDRLDKTKFHVIGAILFTAQSGLLHPTAVVKTRMQVAGSELSHVRGTSVLAHILRSDGVPGIFRGFGTSAIGSIPGRVVALTSLEVSKDIILKHTQGTRIPEASRVGLANALAGMISNLVSCVYFVPLDVICQRLMVQGLPGTTFCRGPFDVVRKVVEAEGFRGLYRGFGLTAITQSPASALWWGSYAAAQHLIWRSLGYKDDTGEKPSDVEMVTVQASAGMVAGACSSVITTPIDTVKTRLQVMDNYGSERPSVLKTAKILLKEDGWWGFYRGFGPRFLNMSLYGTTMIVTYELISISLPAYLFLAPRLISTFHTI
- the LOC137831978 gene encoding thioredoxin-like protein YLS8 gives rise to the protein MVEEAVASNQNQYLLCLSRKLKPNQLGFQEIKKKKKKKMSYLLPHLHSGWAVDQAILAEEERLVIIRFGHDWDETCMQMDEVLASVAETLKNFAVIYLVDITEVPDFNTMYELYDPSTVMFFFRNKHIMIDLGTGNNNKINWALKDKQEFIDIVETVYRGARKGRGLVIAPKDYSTKYRY